A single window of Candidatus Eremiobacteraceae bacterium DNA harbors:
- a CDS encoding zinc-binding dehydrogenase, producing MKAAVFHAPHRPLDIEDRSMPIAGAGEIVIKVAACGLCHTDLHYIDHDVPTFKRPPLVLGHEASGTVAQVGPGIDRWHEGDRVLVPALLTCGACDACRRGRENICERGIMPGNHIDGAYAEYMRVPEKDALPLPDDLPLQDACLIADAVSTPYHAVVNRGEVRPGQRVVVFGCGGVGVNVVQIAAAAGAEVWAVDVQAGRLEHALRFGARHAVDASKTADVHKAIRRATNGGADVAFEAIGNPLTMRQAFDSLHRGARLVIVGYSDLDLGLSAAKIMFNEMEVRGSLGCRPVDYPRIIEMARSGRIALTPLVTGRFPLNEINAGLDALRAGHGLRNIVVPAG from the coding sequence ATGAAGGCCGCCGTTTTTCACGCGCCGCACCGACCGCTCGATATCGAAGATCGGTCGATGCCGATCGCCGGCGCGGGCGAGATCGTGATCAAGGTTGCAGCCTGCGGCTTGTGCCACACCGACCTCCACTACATCGACCACGACGTGCCGACGTTCAAGCGGCCGCCGCTCGTATTAGGCCACGAAGCCTCGGGAACGGTTGCGCAAGTGGGTCCCGGTATCGATCGCTGGCATGAAGGTGATCGAGTGCTCGTGCCGGCGCTACTCACGTGCGGCGCATGCGATGCGTGCAGGCGCGGCCGTGAGAATATCTGCGAACGCGGCATCATGCCCGGCAATCATATAGACGGCGCGTATGCCGAATACATGCGGGTACCGGAAAAGGACGCGCTGCCGTTGCCCGACGACCTGCCGCTGCAAGATGCATGCCTGATCGCGGATGCAGTGTCGACGCCGTATCACGCCGTGGTCAATCGCGGCGAAGTGCGACCGGGCCAGCGAGTCGTGGTCTTCGGGTGCGGAGGAGTCGGCGTCAACGTCGTGCAGATCGCTGCGGCCGCGGGCGCGGAAGTGTGGGCGGTCGACGTGCAGGCGGGCAGGTTGGAACATGCGCTGCGCTTCGGTGCGCGGCACGCCGTCGATGCATCGAAGACGGCGGACGTACATAAGGCGATTCGACGCGCGACGAACGGCGGCGCCGACGTCGCGTTCGAGGCCATCGGCAACCCGCTCACCATGCGTCAGGCGTTCGACAGCCTGCATCGTGGCGCGCGGCTGGTCATCGTCGGGTATTCCGATCTCGACCTCGGCCTTTCCGCCGCCAAGATAATGTTCAACGAGATGGAAGTACGCGGATCGCTCGGCTGTCGTCCGGTGGACTATCCGCGCATCATCGAAATGGCGCGCAGCGGGCGCATCGCGTTGACGCCACTCGTCACCGGACGTTTCCCGCTCAACGAAATCAACGCTGGCCTCGATGCTCTGCGCGCCGGTCACGGCCTGCGCAACATCGTCGTCCCCGCCGGATAG
- a CDS encoding 2-hydroxyacyl-CoA dehydratase, with product MAIELTAPFDEIIEHCTEAIESLDFPEASLWKREAEGRAIVGCFPVYTPVEIFHAAHVLPVGLVGAGNRIEISNADARFQSFVCSIVKSTLELAMVGKLDDFDGFVFHSICDPARNLASVFERNFENKQVEYIHFPQRLDSPEAVTYLEAEYRRVLAWAASLTGHSVTDVELRHSIALYNAVRAGLRWLYDFRLQAPHNLATRELYALMRYGHIAPPETHLRLLKRASALLSQREAKPKDRARLIVVGSFCEQPPLDLIASIESAGCYVVDDDFLLGRRFFTTEVPDSARPLHDLADAYVNHSVDSSVKHDLRHSKAQALVERARACGADAVVVLTAKFCEPALFDYVLYRKALQEAHMPHVFLEFEEKMWLFDKIKTEIETFVESLLFS from the coding sequence ATGGCCATCGAGCTCACTGCACCGTTCGACGAGATCATCGAACACTGCACCGAAGCAATCGAGTCGCTCGATTTTCCCGAGGCGTCTTTATGGAAGCGCGAGGCTGAGGGTCGCGCGATCGTCGGCTGCTTCCCAGTGTACACGCCGGTGGAGATATTCCATGCCGCACACGTGTTGCCGGTAGGTCTCGTCGGCGCCGGTAACCGCATCGAAATCAGCAACGCCGACGCACGCTTTCAATCCTTCGTGTGCTCGATCGTCAAGAGCACGCTTGAGCTCGCGATGGTCGGCAAGCTCGACGATTTCGACGGTTTCGTGTTCCACTCTATTTGCGACCCAGCGCGCAATCTGGCAAGCGTTTTTGAACGAAATTTCGAGAACAAGCAGGTCGAGTACATTCACTTTCCGCAGCGGCTCGATTCGCCGGAGGCCGTCACCTATCTTGAAGCCGAGTACCGGCGCGTTCTGGCGTGGGCCGCTTCGTTAACCGGTCATAGCGTGACTGACGTAGAGCTTCGGCATAGCATCGCGCTCTACAACGCCGTGCGGGCGGGATTGCGCTGGCTTTACGACTTCCGCCTGCAGGCACCACACAACCTCGCGACTCGCGAGTTGTACGCGCTCATGCGTTACGGCCACATCGCGCCGCCCGAGACCCACCTGCGTCTGCTCAAGCGAGCCTCGGCGCTGCTGAGCCAGCGTGAAGCTAAGCCGAAGGATCGTGCGCGACTGATCGTCGTCGGCTCCTTCTGCGAACAGCCGCCGCTGGACCTCATCGCGTCGATAGAAAGCGCAGGCTGCTATGTCGTGGACGACGACTTTTTGCTTGGCCGGCGCTTTTTTACTACCGAGGTGCCAGACTCGGCGAGGCCGTTGCACGACCTCGCGGATGCATACGTCAACCACAGCGTCGACTCAAGCGTCAAACACGACCTCAGGCATTCCAAAGCGCAGGCGCTGGTGGAACGGGCGCGCGCATGCGGCGCGGATGCGGTGGTCGTGTTGACGGCAAAGTTCTGCGAACCCGCGCTCTTCGACTATGTGCTCTATCGTAAAGCGCTCCAAGAAGCGCACATGCCGCACGTGTTCCTCGAGTTTGAAGAAAAAATGTGGCTTTTCGACAAGATCAAGACCGAGATCGAAACCTTCGTCGAGTCGCTGCTTTTCAGTTAG
- a CDS encoding 2-hydroxyacyl-CoA dehydratase family protein, producing the protein MPEIAYQGRLHHLQKELMSQYYSELTASAEGRGAPAAYLLIGGNPVELLRAFEILPVYPEVNALQLAVKKQSLGFIQAAEEMGYSTDNCAYVKADIGLYFAGRKTPFATIPEPSLLLCNYVGCNVYLHWFDHLAEYTKRPAFHLDIPFIRTRSGSPTTDDVTYVMRQLRSLIATCEELTGKKLDEDKLHRAVELSSKTGDLWSKIKHLTKRTPAPYDAYFDSVTMMAPLYCLRGTEQGLEFFETAYEEYRQMADDKRGPLDREDFRIVVEGPPPWPYLRVFRDMFTRWNAVAVASTYSTVGGLWEFGFSHDPDRPLESIAEHLLRWNLTNRNFLQRYDQIARYLDEWHADALVIHSVKSCRLFSAGQGDMRDYFTKRGVPTLLVESDLEDPRYFSEAQMRNRIDAFFESMAHRKLTSAAGA; encoded by the coding sequence GTGCCAGAAATCGCATACCAAGGCCGATTGCACCATCTCCAAAAAGAGCTGATGAGCCAGTATTATTCCGAATTGACGGCGTCGGCGGAAGGCAGGGGCGCGCCAGCGGCCTACTTGCTCATCGGCGGCAATCCGGTCGAACTGCTGCGCGCCTTCGAAATTTTACCGGTCTACCCGGAGGTTAACGCGCTTCAACTGGCAGTCAAAAAGCAGTCGCTTGGATTCATTCAAGCAGCGGAAGAGATGGGGTATTCGACCGATAATTGCGCCTACGTCAAGGCCGACATCGGACTCTACTTCGCGGGCCGCAAGACGCCGTTTGCCACGATTCCCGAACCATCACTGCTGCTCTGCAACTACGTAGGCTGCAACGTGTACTTGCACTGGTTCGACCATCTCGCCGAATACACAAAGCGACCCGCATTTCATCTTGACATCCCCTTCATCCGCACGCGATCGGGCAGCCCTACAACGGACGACGTGACGTATGTGATGCGTCAGCTCCGGTCCCTCATCGCGACATGTGAGGAGCTCACGGGCAAGAAGCTCGATGAGGACAAACTGCATCGCGCGGTGGAGCTGTCGTCGAAGACGGGCGACCTGTGGTCAAAGATCAAGCACCTCACCAAGCGCACGCCAGCGCCGTATGACGCATATTTCGATTCGGTGACGATGATGGCTCCGCTCTACTGCTTGCGCGGTACCGAGCAGGGTCTTGAATTCTTCGAGACGGCTTACGAAGAATATAGACAAATGGCTGACGATAAGCGCGGGCCGCTCGATCGCGAGGACTTCCGAATTGTCGTCGAAGGCCCGCCTCCGTGGCCGTACCTTCGTGTCTTCCGCGATATGTTTACGCGCTGGAACGCGGTCGCGGTAGCATCCACTTATTCGACCGTGGGCGGTCTGTGGGAGTTTGGTTTCTCGCACGACCCCGACCGGCCGCTGGAGAGCATCGCAGAACACCTGTTGCGTTGGAATCTGACGAATCGCAACTTCCTGCAGCGCTACGATCAGATCGCGCGCTATCTGGATGAGTGGCATGCCGATGCGCTGGTCATTCACTCGGTGAAGAGTTGCCGATTGTTCTCGGCTGGCCAAGGCGATATGCGCGACTACTTCACGAAGCGCGGTGTGCCGACGCTCCTGGTCGAGTCGGACCTCGAAGATCCGCGCTACTTCTCAGAAGCGCAGATGCGAAACCGGATCGACGCCTTTTTCGAGTCGATGGCACACCGCAAACTGACAAGTGCGGCCGGCGCGTGA
- a CDS encoding acyl-CoA dehydratase activase, with translation MIFAGGVDVGSTQTKCVIIDEARRIVARSLIETGSNVTRAAERAFDKALAAAGIARADVACVVGTGYGRFKVEFGDLQVTEISCHAKGACSVFPGTRTVIDMGGQDAKGIKVLGGEVLDFVMNDKCAAGTGRFLATAAEVLAQPLDAIGQLSLQARNPVRLSTVCTVFVESDIMAYLAQGKKVSDILGGIHSAIAARTIALVRRVGLEPEITFTGGVSLNVGMVRALEDRLGLKVNVCDDSHYMGAIGAAAFALERGLVLVAENIA, from the coding sequence ATGATCTTCGCTGGCGGAGTAGACGTCGGATCCACGCAGACAAAGTGCGTGATCATCGACGAAGCGCGGCGTATCGTCGCCCGCTCGCTCATCGAGACGGGTTCGAATGTCACGCGGGCCGCAGAGCGCGCGTTCGACAAAGCGCTCGCAGCCGCCGGCATAGCTCGTGCCGACGTGGCCTGCGTGGTCGGGACCGGCTACGGCCGATTCAAAGTTGAGTTCGGCGATTTACAGGTCACCGAGATAAGTTGTCATGCGAAGGGCGCCTGCTCCGTGTTTCCGGGTACACGCACCGTCATCGACATGGGTGGTCAAGACGCCAAGGGCATCAAGGTGCTCGGAGGTGAGGTGCTCGATTTCGTCATGAACGACAAATGTGCGGCAGGCACCGGCCGTTTCTTGGCCACTGCCGCCGAGGTGCTTGCGCAGCCTCTCGACGCCATCGGTCAATTGTCGCTGCAGGCACGCAACCCCGTGCGGCTGTCAACTGTCTGCACGGTGTTCGTCGAGTCGGACATCATGGCATACCTGGCACAGGGCAAGAAGGTTTCCGACATCCTCGGCGGTATCCACAGCGCAATCGCCGCACGAACGATCGCGCTCGTTCGCCGCGTGGGTCTCGAGCCCGAAATCACGTTTACTGGCGGCGTCTCGCTCAACGTCGGCATGGTGCGCGCGCTTGAAGACCGGCTTGGACTCAAGGTCAACGTGTGCGACGATTCGCACTACATGGGCGCCATTGGCGCGGCTGCCTTCGCGCTGGAGCGCGGTCTCGTGCTCGTCGCCGAAAACATCGCGTAA
- a CDS encoding acyl-CoA dehydratase activase: protein MSLIAGIDIGSRATKIALVDRGGMLRGWHLARTKPPFADLVDSALTAALDEIGASRSDVDYIITTGFGRSSYPDRDTQVTDITSGAFGAMAVFPNTRCVIDIGSQSSRAVRVNEIGRVKEFKSNDKCAAGAGGFVERAARYLEIELEAVSDLSLAGSDPVTISSICAVLAESEIINHVSQGRTVEDILRGVHNSLAERAVALLKRVGIEPEITLVGGMARQGGMVRALSEMLAMPVNVPETPEIVNALGAALLAKRRLEKVAA, encoded by the coding sequence ATGAGTCTCATTGCCGGCATCGACATCGGTTCGCGTGCAACGAAGATCGCTCTCGTCGACCGGGGCGGCATGCTGCGGGGTTGGCATCTCGCGCGCACCAAACCGCCGTTCGCCGACCTCGTCGATTCCGCACTCACTGCAGCGCTCGATGAAATCGGGGCGTCGCGTTCCGACGTCGACTACATCATCACGACCGGTTTCGGCCGCTCAAGTTACCCGGACCGCGACACGCAGGTCACCGACATCACCTCCGGCGCATTCGGCGCGATGGCTGTGTTCCCAAACACGCGATGCGTCATCGACATCGGTTCGCAAAGCTCACGCGCCGTTAGGGTGAACGAGATAGGGCGCGTGAAGGAGTTCAAGTCGAACGACAAGTGCGCGGCGGGCGCCGGCGGATTCGTCGAGCGCGCCGCGCGCTACCTGGAGATCGAACTCGAAGCAGTAAGCGATCTCTCGCTGGCGGGCAGCGACCCGGTGACGATATCGAGCATCTGCGCGGTACTTGCCGAGTCGGAAATCATCAATCACGTGAGCCAGGGCCGAACGGTCGAAGACATCCTGCGCGGTGTTCACAACTCGCTCGCCGAACGAGCGGTGGCGCTGCTCAAGCGGGTGGGTATCGAGCCCGAAATCACGCTCGTGGGTGGCATGGCTCGCCAAGGTGGTATGGTTCGCGCGCTTTCGGAGATGCTTGCGATGCCGGTGAACGTGCCGGAAACGCCCGAGATCGTCAACGCGCTGGGCGCGGCATTGCTGGCAAAGCGCCGGCTTGAAAAGGTCGCCGCGTAA
- a CDS encoding adenylate/guanylate cyclase domain-containing protein, with amino-acid sequence MPTGTVTFLVSDIEGSTERWESHPDAMADAVKRHDVLMRNAIESHGGYVFKTVGDAFCATFPRVSDAIAAALNAQRELITEDFSQVGGLCVRLALHTGETTERDGDYFGPTVNRTARLLAVGSGGQTLLSGVTAELAHGKLGPKATLIDLGIHRLKDLSQPEHIYQLCDPDLLSDFPPLRSLEAHHHNLPVQVTSFRGRGRDIEDVRSLLDGASLLTLVGAGGIGKTRLALQLGAELIERYRDGVWFVELASLSDPELVANITAQVLNITVPQDRSPTDAIVTGLRRKRMLVILDNCEHLVAAAAKLANAIVTNCPDVRILATSRQGLGIAGEIVHQVPPLAVPEKIQALRLDEALRFGAVRLFADRAAAADSRFALSDDTAPIVAEICKHLDGIALAIELAAARVKVMSIPHLAERLAERFRILTGGSRAVLPRQQTLRALIDWSYDLLAESEKLLFRRASIFAGGWTLETASDVIASETIEKGDVLELLASLAEKSLIVVDTTGPMERYRLLESTREYGLELLTEEGERIGLARKHAECFAAMAREADEVSKNKPAQSWLRKYEPEIDNFRAALDWALSGDNDPISGGTIAGNLGLLWWYGGRTGEGRRWTMSALGRIDEAQAPAVAARLWLTSAVLNDGLRKLEDGERARALYESLGDRRGTARALRCVGSGLHQLGRIDEAEQALRRAMPDLREAGDATEVVRCLFSLSSTVWARGDAEVARQLLGETLSAAKALGDDAASAGYLFNLAELEFSQGGTEAAVRHASDAIAIYLGAKNFRLVAIVYANLAVYRIALGQLGEARSEACEAIRWSRETQYTYCTAIAIQHLALILSLHGERHRAARLAGYVDAAYQKLGSRREPTEAWAYNKLLISLREEIASDELEVLMAEGAGWTEDQTADEALTLSQAQPPSTEANSR; translated from the coding sequence TTGCCCACCGGCACGGTGACCTTCTTAGTCTCGGACATTGAGGGAAGTACCGAACGGTGGGAATCTCACCCTGATGCGATGGCCGACGCGGTCAAGCGCCACGATGTGCTTATGCGTAACGCCATCGAGTCGCACGGCGGCTATGTCTTCAAGACAGTTGGCGACGCGTTCTGCGCGACATTTCCGCGCGTATCTGACGCCATCGCGGCGGCTCTGAATGCCCAGCGCGAACTCATCACGGAAGACTTTTCGCAAGTCGGCGGCTTGTGCGTCCGGCTTGCGTTACACACAGGTGAGACGACCGAACGCGACGGCGATTACTTCGGTCCAACGGTCAACCGCACAGCGCGACTGCTCGCGGTTGGGAGTGGTGGTCAGACGCTGCTGTCCGGGGTAACAGCGGAGCTCGCCCATGGCAAGTTGGGGCCAAAGGCGACGCTGATCGACCTCGGTATCCACCGACTCAAAGATCTTTCCCAACCCGAACACATCTACCAGCTGTGCGACCCTGATCTCCTAAGCGATTTCCCGCCGCTTCGCTCACTGGAAGCGCACCACCACAATCTCCCCGTCCAGGTGACGAGCTTTCGCGGTCGAGGACGCGATATCGAAGACGTGAGATCGCTTCTCGATGGCGCATCGCTCTTGACGCTCGTAGGCGCCGGCGGCATAGGCAAGACTCGGCTCGCGCTTCAATTGGGTGCCGAATTGATCGAACGCTACCGAGACGGCGTTTGGTTTGTCGAGCTAGCATCGCTGAGTGATCCCGAGTTGGTGGCCAACATCACGGCGCAAGTTCTCAACATAACCGTGCCCCAAGATCGATCCCCGACAGACGCAATTGTCACCGGCTTACGGCGCAAACGAATGCTCGTGATCCTTGACAATTGTGAACATCTTGTCGCCGCCGCCGCGAAACTCGCTAACGCTATAGTGACAAACTGCCCCGACGTACGGATCCTCGCGACTTCGCGGCAGGGCCTGGGCATTGCCGGCGAAATCGTGCACCAAGTGCCGCCGCTCGCCGTTCCGGAAAAGATCCAAGCGCTCAGGCTAGACGAAGCGTTACGGTTCGGTGCAGTGAGGCTCTTTGCGGACCGTGCCGCAGCCGCCGATTCGAGATTCGCGCTGTCGGACGACACCGCCCCGATCGTCGCTGAGATCTGCAAGCATCTCGATGGTATAGCGCTGGCAATCGAGCTGGCCGCGGCCCGAGTTAAAGTCATGAGCATTCCGCACTTGGCCGAGCGGCTTGCAGAGCGCTTCCGGATCCTCACCGGGGGAAGCCGTGCGGTGCTTCCTCGCCAACAAACGTTGCGAGCGCTCATTGACTGGAGCTACGATCTGCTTGCGGAGAGCGAGAAGCTGCTCTTTCGCCGGGCGTCTATTTTCGCCGGTGGTTGGACACTTGAGACCGCGAGCGACGTTATCGCAAGCGAGACCATCGAAAAGGGTGACGTTCTCGAATTGCTGGCGTCACTGGCGGAAAAATCGCTGATCGTGGTTGACACGACGGGCCCCATGGAGCGTTACCGCCTTCTCGAATCCACCCGCGAGTACGGGCTCGAGTTACTCACGGAGGAGGGCGAGCGCATCGGGCTGGCACGGAAACATGCTGAGTGTTTCGCGGCTATGGCACGCGAGGCGGACGAGGTCTCGAAGAATAAGCCAGCACAATCATGGTTAAGAAAGTACGAACCAGAAATCGACAACTTTCGTGCGGCATTGGACTGGGCGCTCAGTGGTGACAACGATCCGATCTCAGGCGGGACGATCGCCGGGAACCTAGGATTACTTTGGTGGTATGGTGGGCGGACCGGCGAAGGGCGGCGTTGGACTATGAGCGCCCTGGGCCGCATCGACGAGGCTCAGGCGCCTGCCGTGGCCGCGCGTCTGTGGCTAACGTCGGCGGTGTTGAATGATGGCCTGCGCAAACTCGAAGACGGTGAACGCGCCCGCGCGCTTTACGAATCGCTCGGGGACCGACGCGGTACTGCCCGCGCGCTACGTTGCGTTGGTTCCGGCTTGCATCAACTAGGCCGAATCGACGAAGCTGAGCAGGCGTTGCGCCGCGCCATGCCAGATCTGCGCGAAGCAGGCGATGCGACCGAGGTCGTTCGTTGCCTCTTTTCACTCAGCAGCACGGTGTGGGCTCGTGGTGATGCTGAGGTCGCGCGGCAGCTCCTCGGTGAAACATTGTCGGCGGCGAAGGCGCTGGGAGACGATGCGGCGAGCGCAGGATATCTATTCAACCTCGCCGAGCTTGAGTTTTCTCAGGGAGGGACCGAAGCGGCGGTGCGGCACGCCAGTGATGCGATTGCAATTTACCTAGGGGCGAAGAATTTTAGGCTGGTGGCTATCGTTTACGCCAACTTGGCCGTTTATCGAATCGCGTTGGGGCAGTTAGGCGAGGCGCGCTCCGAGGCGTGCGAAGCGATTCGGTGGTCCCGGGAAACTCAATACACCTACTGCACGGCCATCGCCATTCAGCACCTCGCGCTGATTCTGTCCCTTCACGGCGAGCGGCACCGCGCCGCCCGGCTAGCGGGTTATGTCGATGCTGCATACCAGAAGCTTGGCAGCCGGCGCGAGCCGACAGAGGCGTGGGCCTACAACAAGCTGCTGATTTCTCTACGCGAGGAAATCGCATCCGATGAGCTTGAGGTTTTAATGGCTGAAGGCGCAGGATGGACGGAGGATCAGACTGCAGACGAAGCACTGACGCTCTCGCAAGCGCAACCGCCTTCAACTGAAGCTAATTCGAGATGA
- a CDS encoding TIGR03118 family protein, with the protein MIRWDRISTSACCMALTAAFSIGTTHEASAAGQGRYLQVNLTSNVHGMAQHTDANLVNGWGLAFFINSPFWVSDNGTGLSTIYDGGGVPQGLVVTVPPAPEQASGTLGSPTGIVPNPSIRWVVSKNGKSGPAAFIFDTLDGTISGWSPGVAPHHAIIAVDNFKAHASYTGLEIVTDRNGPRLYAANNANNTIDVFGGNFQPLFSFTDPNVPKGYSTYAIHAIQGRLFVTFAGLGGGIVDIFDTGGHLMRTFASNGRGGHLVSPWGIALAPHDFGRFSNALLIGNVDDGHISAFNFMTGAFLGQLVDPQGHTIKIPGLWSLQFGADNPANGKSDELFFTAGPNDYSDGLFGKIIEQDGH; encoded by the coding sequence ATGATTCGATGGGATCGCATCTCGACGAGCGCGTGCTGCATGGCGCTCACAGCGGCGTTCAGCATCGGCACGACGCACGAGGCGAGCGCTGCCGGACAAGGAAGATACTTGCAAGTCAACCTCACCTCTAACGTCCACGGCATGGCCCAGCACACCGACGCCAACCTCGTGAATGGATGGGGACTCGCGTTTTTCATCAACAGTCCGTTCTGGGTGTCCGACAACGGTACGGGGCTTTCCACGATCTACGACGGAGGCGGGGTTCCCCAGGGACTGGTCGTGACCGTGCCGCCGGCGCCCGAGCAAGCGAGCGGCACGCTCGGTAGTCCAACGGGAATCGTACCGAATCCATCGATACGATGGGTGGTCTCCAAAAATGGAAAGTCAGGCCCTGCGGCGTTCATCTTCGACACGCTAGACGGCACCATCAGCGGCTGGAGCCCGGGAGTCGCCCCACACCATGCGATCATCGCCGTGGACAACTTCAAGGCACATGCGTCCTACACGGGTCTCGAGATCGTGACCGATCGCAACGGCCCGCGCCTGTACGCAGCGAACAATGCGAATAACACGATCGACGTCTTCGGCGGCAACTTTCAACCCCTGTTCTCATTCACCGATCCGAACGTGCCGAAGGGCTACAGCACGTACGCGATCCACGCAATCCAAGGCCGCTTGTTCGTCACGTTCGCGGGCCTTGGCGGGGGAATCGTCGACATCTTCGATACCGGCGGTCACCTCATGCGTACGTTCGCGTCGAACGGCCGGGGCGGCCACCTGGTCTCTCCATGGGGCATCGCGCTGGCGCCGCATGACTTCGGACGGTTCAGTAATGCGTTGTTGATCGGGAACGTGGACGACGGCCACATCAGCGCATTCAACTTCATGACCGGTGCATTTCTCGGGCAGCTCGTCGATCCGCAAGGGCACACCATCAAAATCCCAGGTCTTTGGTCGCTGCAATTCGGTGCCGACAATCCCGCGAACGGCAAGTCGGACGAGTTGTTCTTCACGGCCGGACCGAACGATTATTCCGACGGTCTCTTCGGGAAGATCATCGAACAAGACGGTCACTAG
- a CDS encoding choice-of-anchor tandem repeat GloVer-containing protein produces MRRYLIALTAGAMFLTGCNHANSTLPQPARDFMPNQTHAHESTENPPMHYHVLHRFLGGADGDDPRGTLVRDTAGNVYGTTRDGGPLGKGTVFKIDAGGTLIRFAFFKEIGDGAHPNGGLLLDAAGKLYGTAARGGTSGDGVVFRLDPSGNETVIHSFDGSDGDIPLAGLTQDASGNFYGTTQRGGAHGSGVVFKLDASGNETLLHSFAGDEFPNQTVVTDLAGDVFGTTPDGDFGFTGLAFKLGPRGKYAVLHSFRGYGDGFEPGAGLIRDAAGNLYGSTRTGGSVGGGIVYKLDRDGGETILHDFSNPDGVAPQGDLVRDSAGNLYGTTRDGGTYFRGVIFRLDPNGNETVLYNFNRSDGDHPTAGLIRDSAGNLYGTTHSGGSSNCDPIGCGVVFELSH; encoded by the coding sequence ATGCGCCGATATCTCATCGCGTTGACTGCTGGAGCGATGTTCTTGACAGGCTGCAACCACGCAAACTCCACGCTGCCGCAGCCTGCCCGTGACTTCATGCCCAATCAGACGCACGCTCATGAGTCGACTGAAAATCCGCCCATGCACTACCATGTCTTGCATAGGTTTCTGGGCGGCGCGGACGGCGACGACCCAAGGGGAACCTTGGTTCGAGACACGGCGGGAAATGTCTACGGCACCACTCGAGACGGTGGCCCGTTAGGCAAGGGGACGGTTTTCAAAATCGATGCCGGCGGCACTTTGATCAGATTTGCCTTTTTCAAAGAGATCGGGGATGGCGCACACCCAAACGGGGGTTTGTTGCTTGACGCGGCGGGCAAGCTATACGGCACGGCCGCGCGCGGCGGTACGTCAGGCGACGGGGTGGTCTTCAGGCTCGATCCAAGCGGTAATGAAACGGTGATCCATAGCTTCGATGGTTCGGACGGTGATATTCCTCTTGCGGGGTTGACGCAGGACGCGAGCGGCAACTTCTATGGTACCACTCAGCGCGGCGGCGCGCACGGGTCAGGAGTGGTTTTCAAGTTGGACGCGAGCGGCAACGAAACGCTGCTGCATAGCTTTGCCGGCGACGAATTTCCCAATCAGACTGTGGTGACGGATTTAGCCGGCGACGTCTTCGGCACCACGCCAGACGGCGACTTTGGATTCACAGGGCTTGCTTTCAAGTTGGGCCCGCGCGGGAAGTATGCTGTTCTCCATTCCTTTAGAGGGTACGGGGACGGGTTCGAACCAGGCGCGGGATTGATCCGAGATGCGGCGGGAAATCTGTACGGGAGCACTCGTACGGGCGGCTCTGTGGGCGGCGGAATTGTGTACAAGTTAGATCGAGACGGCGGCGAGACTATACTTCATGACTTCAGCAATCCTGACGGAGTAGCTCCCCAAGGGGATTTAGTTCGAGATTCGGCCGGCAACCTTTATGGGACCACGCGCGATGGTGGCACCTATTTTCGCGGAGTCATATTCCGCTTGGATCCAAATGGCAACGAGACCGTCCTATACAATTTCAACCGCAGTGACGGCGACCATCCTACGGCGGGATTGATTCGAGATTCAGCAGGAAACCTCTACGGTACAACGCACTCGGGCGGTTCGTCAAATTGCGATCCCATCGGCTGCGGGGTCGTGTTCGAGCTCAGCCATTAG